In [Leptolyngbya] sp. PCC 7376, a genomic segment contains:
- a CDS encoding alpha-mannosidase — MPPVSIPLILEQLHSLITMQTQRQWQYCLANNAEEIDYRAFQQERLEPIERNENDYLVFPKGGQLAWFYQQFTIPQHTGNYELEGLHCRLNLTWWAGEAKIHVNGELACKGDLFDSSTRLSLSPNAKPGETFEVAIALISPGHDIGALMKSELIFESDNPAQPDAGFVATELKILSRYLEKYQPEALPQVEAALQALPLDTFQNRAELDQALAVVREELMPLAAPIKTRQFHVMGHAHLDMAWLWTTDETWEVGQRTFSSVLNLQAEFPELTFGHSTPALYEWIEQNRPHLWEKIKAAVADDRWEILGGMWVEPDVNLVSGESIIRQFLYGQQYFLEKFGKTAPIAWLPDTFGFPQQLPQICKLCGIEAFGTGKLHWNDTKPFPHGLFNWRSPDGTELLTFMTPPNVTGIMDTNPITMTNYALKWEEQTGLKDIFWIPGVGDHGGGPTKDMIQVAEKWRRSPFFPELKFSTAQQFLNQVKDTPNLPVWDDELYLELHRGYYTVHRDQKEFNRRCETLLRQVELWGVIANALGEDFDHNDIIRDLWKKVLFNQFHDILPGTSIPEVFVEANRDWQYVIDTGEKLLEEIFGAIATHIDLSKPPHPEAKPLLFFNDLNWERVEIISSQKSGLARSHSRSRQAYFLLCNLSSSANLERS, encoded by the coding sequence ATGCCTCCTGTTAGCATCCCCTTAATTCTTGAACAACTCCATTCCCTCATTACAATGCAAACTCAGAGGCAGTGGCAATATTGCCTTGCTAATAATGCTGAAGAGATTGACTATAGAGCTTTTCAACAAGAACGGCTAGAACCAATCGAAAGGAATGAAAATGACTATCTAGTATTTCCAAAAGGTGGACAACTTGCTTGGTTTTATCAACAATTTACAATTCCGCAGCACACCGGAAATTATGAGCTGGAAGGACTGCATTGTCGGCTGAATCTCACTTGGTGGGCGGGTGAAGCAAAAATTCACGTAAATGGTGAGTTGGCTTGTAAGGGGGATTTGTTTGATTCTTCGACGCGATTATCCCTCTCCCCTAATGCTAAACCCGGTGAAACTTTTGAAGTGGCGATCGCCCTTATTAGCCCAGGTCATGACATCGGGGCTTTGATGAAGTCTGAACTGATTTTTGAGTCGGATAATCCGGCGCAACCAGATGCAGGATTTGTGGCGACCGAGCTAAAAATTTTAAGTCGTTATCTCGAAAAATATCAGCCAGAAGCATTGCCACAGGTTGAAGCTGCACTGCAAGCATTACCCTTGGATACGTTTCAAAATCGAGCGGAATTGGATCAAGCTTTGGCGGTAGTGCGCGAGGAATTAATGCCGTTAGCAGCGCCCATTAAAACGCGGCAATTCCATGTAATGGGACATGCTCATCTCGATATGGCATGGCTTTGGACGACTGATGAGACATGGGAAGTAGGGCAACGAACTTTCAGTTCTGTGTTGAATTTACAGGCGGAATTTCCAGAATTGACGTTTGGTCACAGTACCCCGGCACTCTACGAATGGATTGAGCAAAATCGACCTCACCTGTGGGAAAAAATCAAAGCAGCAGTGGCGGATGATCGCTGGGAAATTCTGGGGGGAATGTGGGTTGAGCCGGATGTAAATTTGGTCTCAGGAGAATCTATCATTCGGCAATTTTTGTATGGGCAGCAATATTTTCTGGAGAAATTTGGCAAGACCGCACCCATCGCTTGGCTGCCAGATACCTTTGGTTTTCCGCAGCAACTCCCTCAAATTTGTAAGCTTTGCGGTATCGAAGCCTTTGGTACAGGCAAGCTCCACTGGAATGACACCAAACCTTTTCCTCACGGACTGTTTAATTGGCGATCGCCCGACGGAACAGAGCTTTTGACATTTATGACGCCGCCGAATGTCACGGGCATTATGGATACGAATCCGATCACGATGACGAATTATGCGTTGAAGTGGGAGGAACAAACCGGACTCAAAGATATTTTTTGGATTCCCGGTGTGGGTGATCATGGCGGTGGCCCGACCAAAGACATGATTCAAGTAGCTGAAAAATGGCGGCGATCACCCTTCTTCCCAGAGCTGAAATTCTCGACAGCCCAACAGTTTTTAAATCAAGTCAAAGACACACCGAATTTGCCAGTTTGGGATGACGAACTTTATCTTGAGTTACATCGCGGCTATTACACTGTTCATCGCGATCAAAAAGAATTTAATCGCCGTTGTGAAACCTTATTGCGACAGGTAGAACTTTGGGGAGTTATTGCGAATGCTCTCGGTGAAGATTTTGATCACAATGACATTATTCGTGACCTCTGGAAAAAGGTTTTATTTAATCAATTCCACGATATTTTACCTGGCACATCCATCCCTGAAGTTTTTGTGGAGGCAAATCGCGATTGGCAATATGTGATCGATACTGGCGAGAAATTGCTAGAAGAAATATTTGGGGCGATCGCCACCCATATTGATTTATCCAAACCACCCCATCCTGAAGCCAAACCACTACTATTTTTCAATGATTTAAATTGGGAAAGAGTAGAAATTATCAGCTCTCAAAAGTCCGGTTTGGCCAGATCCCACAGCAGATCGCGGCAAGCATACTTTCTCTTATGCAATTTATCCTCATCAGCAAACTTGGAAAGAAGCTGA
- a CDS encoding glycosyl hydrolase-related protein: MLALKESEDKSDVTLRFYESAGAKTNLDFENSFNWQITEELDALENTLDTAAFPQIQPWQIKTLRLSPEL, from the coding sequence CTGCTAGCACTAAAAGAATCAGAAGATAAATCTGATGTTACTCTTCGTTTTTATGAATCAGCTGGTGCAAAAACAAACTTAGACTTTGAAAATAGTTTTAATTGGCAAATTACCGAAGAGTTAGATGCTTTAGAAAATACATTGGATACGGCTGCTTTTCCACAGATCCAACCGTGGCAAATTAAAACGCTTAGATTATCGCCGGAACTCTAA